A region from the Candidatus Acidulodesulfobacterium acidiphilum genome encodes:
- a CDS encoding glycosyltransferase family 2 protein, translating into MKKNLCIGAIFKNEYPYILEWIAWHKLCGFDKIIIADNGSDDGTRELLQALDDLGEINLLYQPKISAVSTSQFTAYDRIVNQFCPECYAILFIDADEFVENDEEELSSVSETILRLFDIPNVGAIGLNWRTYGSSDKMVYEDDYVVRRFTWHKDDEDKGCSVNNHLKTVFISKNYAKAHCHSPQIYSGNYIYSNGERLTFCDIRFGWSNPPETYIKTGVSYKICKCHLRVNHYVIKSFQEYTERKSLRGRADTVATDPEYNDRNIVFFKNNDFKDCNRLISEKKLLLLDEKVKLLKDKINIYGFYDKYIGAIESVSQLGFSGWIANVNGSSENIKINVFVNGIHIGYTTPCFYRRNLINQGISIDGIAGFRFSFQTLLKSGDEVLIQIHGRLFQFSNAKYIMV; encoded by the coding sequence ATGAAAAAAAATTTATGCATAGGCGCAATTTTTAAAAATGAATATCCTTATATTTTAGAATGGATTGCATGGCATAAACTATGCGGTTTTGATAAAATTATTATAGCCGATAACGGTTCGGACGATGGAACCAGAGAGCTTTTGCAGGCACTCGACGATTTAGGTGAAATTAATCTTTTATATCAACCAAAAATTTCTGCCGTCAGTACTTCTCAATTTACAGCATATGACAGGATTGTAAATCAATTTTGCCCTGAATGTTATGCTATTTTATTTATCGATGCAGATGAATTCGTTGAAAACGACGAAGAAGAATTAAGTTCCGTTTCTGAAACTATTCTTCGTTTATTCGATATTCCCAATGTCGGCGCTATAGGTTTAAACTGGAGAACTTACGGTTCTTCGGATAAAATGGTTTACGAAGACGATTACGTGGTACGAAGGTTTACCTGGCATAAAGACGATGAAGACAAAGGCTGTTCTGTGAATAATCATTTAAAAACTGTTTTTATCAGCAAAAATTACGCGAAGGCTCATTGTCATTCCCCGCAAATATATAGCGGCAACTATATTTATTCAAACGGTGAAAGATTGACGTTTTGTGACATTAGGTTTGGCTGGTCAAATCCTCCAGAAACATATATTAAAACAGGTGTATCTTATAAAATTTGCAAATGCCATCTTAGAGTGAATCATTATGTTATAAAGTCTTTTCAGGAATATACAGAACGCAAATCTTTAAGAGGACGCGCAGATACAGTCGCCACAGATCCAGAATATAATGATAGAAATATTGTTTTTTTTAAAAATAATGATTTTAAAGATTGCAATCGTTTAATTTCCGAAAAAAAACTTTTACTTTTAGATGAAAAAGTAAAATTACTTAAAGATAAAATAAATATATACGGATTTTACGATAAATATATAGGTGCTATAGAATCGGTAAGTCAATTAGGTTTTTCCGGCTGGATAGCAAACGTAAACGGTTCATCTGAAAATATTAAAATTAATGTTTTTGTAAATGGAATACATATTGGTTATACGACCCCTTGTTTTTATAGAAGAAATCTTATAAATCAAGGCATTTCTATCGATGGCATAGCTGGTTTTAGATTTTCTTTTCAGACCTTGTTAAAATCAGGAGATGAAGTTTTAATACAAATACACGGAAGATTATTTCAATTTTCAAATGCAAAATATATAATGGTCTAA
- a CDS encoding methyltransferase domain-containing protein, producing the protein MSLANYNQNNLYSKINSKYELKLNDIDVNNKNSSHSIIVDLIAENSIILDVGCSSGYLGRWLKINKNCKVYGIDINQDALNYAKQESGYDDVFLIDLDELKGEGIKRLKYMDVAFDYIVMADVIEHLKNPAVILMLLSEKLKLYSNFIISIPNIANADIILNLIEGKFNYGDFGLLDRTHLRFFTKNSFIEFIESINQSESLGDCKFQIDFIANTIYISDFIKNVISEKLILYNLLKSANPEIDVLQNIFALTKVKKNDKVLNLKEKFNIKPLDKIFNVINELIKISQDCEKELYNSKFLIKEYESKIQLLQSIIDHNLK; encoded by the coding sequence ATGAGTTTAGCAAATTATAATCAAAATAATCTTTATTCAAAAATAAATTCAAAATATGAGTTAAAATTAAATGATATTGATGTAAATAATAAAAATTCATCACATTCAATTATTGTTGACTTAATAGCTGAAAACTCAATAATACTTGACGTAGGATGTTCCAGCGGCTATTTAGGCAGATGGTTAAAAATAAATAAAAACTGCAAAGTATATGGAATCGACATTAATCAAGATGCATTGAATTACGCAAAACAAGAATCGGGTTATGATGATGTATTTTTAATTGATTTAGATGAACTGAAAGGCGAAGGTATAAAAAGACTTAAATATATGGATGTAGCTTTTGATTATATCGTTATGGCAGATGTTATAGAACATTTAAAAAATCCCGCTGTTATATTAATGCTATTATCAGAAAAACTTAAATTGTATTCAAATTTTATAATAAGTATTCCGAATATTGCCAATGCCGATATTATTTTAAATCTTATTGAAGGCAAATTTAATTACGGAGATTTTGGCTTATTAGATAGAACTCATTTAAGATTTTTTACTAAAAATTCTTTTATAGAATTTATAGAATCTATAAATCAAAGTGAATCATTAGGTGATTGCAAATTTCAGATAGATTTTATTGCAAACACAATCTATATATCAGATTTTATTAAAAATGTAATTTCAGAAAAACTAATATTATATAATTTGTTAAAGTCAGCTAATCCAGAGATAGATGTTTTACAAAATATATTTGCATTAACAAAAGTTAAGAAAAATGACAAAGTTTTAAACTTAAAAGAAAAATTTAATATAAAACCACTTGACAAAATTTTTAATGTAATTAATGAGTTAATTAAAATATCACAGGATTGTG